TTCACTTTATAATTCTTACTTATTACAATCTTATTTATCTGTCTAGACTCCATAtctatttgtttcatttttgtatCTGTAGAAATAGtagcttcctttttttctttttcctctttctcattttcttgattttctgcaGATTCGTTATCACTTTCATTTTCTTCATCAATTTCCATGTTGTTATTAGAAACAATTGATTCTTGACCTTTTAAGATACTGCAACATCTTGCATCTTCAGAATTTGACTTAAAAAAGTTGTAATTTACAAAATCAATGAATAATCCTGTTATATCTCTATTCTTCATCTCACAGAAATGTGAAAAATTTGTCATACATTTCCATAAAAGAATTTTATGATTTTCATAGTCTGGTTTGTCACTGCATTTTTGCACAGCATTTTCTATTGCAGAAATAACTGTACATTCAAATAATGGTTTATAGTCTACAGTTACTTCATGATTACATTTTAATTCAGTTAAAAATATAGGCCAAAACTGTTCATATTCCCTGATTGCAAAAGTAGCTATAATCTTACTTATAGGTCCCCaaagtaaagaaaaatttatatacagATTTCCTAGTAAATATCGTAATGGAAGTTCATAATACTTCAAATCTAAATTTATCATTGCTTCATTTTCATATGACAATGCTTGTAAATGCAGCAATTTACTTCGATAACTATGTACTGATATAGGTTCACATTCTGCTAAATACATATGTTCCATAACACCTGTTTCCTTCTTCTCATTCGTAATAGACAATTTTACTTCACTAATATTGgagaataaaagatataaatgagTTACTATTAAGCGAATTTCACTAAAGGGTGAACTCAATTTTTCTGCAATACTACTGTTTAAGTTTTCAAACACAGTTCGATTTATATACATTTCTCGGTATTGTGATGTGCTAAAATATGTTACACATAAATCTACAGCatttaaaatgaatttattatcaGGATATTTGATAATAAGATCTAATACTTTTATATCATTCTCTTCCATAAACTGATGCAAAGTTTCTGATTCCAATATGTGAATTGCGGATTCTAAAGATATTAAGAATGTCAAACATAATTTGATCATTTCAGTTTCTGTATTGGTATCGTTTAATATCCGTTTATATAAAGATAATATTCCCCTTTTTAAAATATCCTTAAATTCTGCTGGTATAGGCTTCAGATGTggcaaaataattaacatttttaatgcATTTGTTGATATACTATTATCCAATAAAACTTCTAACTCCTTCTGTAAGTAGTTAATACTATCAGATTTTACACCTCTTATATCTAAGATGTATTTTGTCCATTTGTTTAAATTGATACCATTGAGACATAAAGGAACTTTTGCATTAACTATCTTTGTAAACAGTTGTAAAGTATCATCATTAAAACCAATGAAAATGCTATGTCGTATTATATGTGGCAATACCAAAGTTTCGAATGATGAATAATGGATTAAACTTTCAACAGCACCATATAatagttgaatatttttcacAGACATAACTTTAAGTAATATTTGGCTAGATGTTTCCTGCATCAATCTAACATTGGCTGCCAAAAGAATAGTAACTGATACATTTATAACTTCTCGTAACACATTGTCTTCATTTTCAAAAGTATCTAAAATATGTGACAATTTTTTAATCAGAGGTACAGGATCTATAACCACTTTTCCATTTCTATGATTAACAATTATATTTATCAATTGCATCAAAAGAATCAGACTTTTCTCTTTTCCAATTTTTGATTGAAACTGCTTAGTCTCTTCAATTGATTTGTCCATGACATTTAAAAGTACAGACCAAAGTACCTGGCATTTCTGTGAGTGTATACTTTGTAGCATACAGTTAATAATTTCCTTCAATAATTTAAACATTAAACTTTGATTGAGAGAATCATTATTCAATCCATTGAAGTATAATAAAAGCATTTGTTCTGCACATGAATGAAATTGTCCTGGTATACCAGATATTACTTCAAACAATAATTTACCACATCCTGGTATTATATTTGGGTTACCTTTTAATATATGCAATACTGTCTTTAAGAAAGAATCTTTATCTTTTATCTTACGTACCACAAATGCAAAACTTTCAGCTGCAAAGTTGTTTATATAAGTTGGCTGTGTATCTGCCAACAATGGTAGCAACAGATCAAGTAcagtttttacatttttaaccagatatttccataaaaatttaaataaataagctAATGATGTGAATGTGTATTCTATTTGTTctatgtcttttgtttttaataaCTCAATGATAACAGTTAAAAATCTAGggaaatattcataaaaatcctTTTGTAGGTCTTTAGACATAGCAACAACTAATCTgcaatgaaaaatttatatgatAATGCTTGTTAAAAGCTATTTTAATCCACATTTTCCTTTAAGTCGATGATAGGTAGAACTTTTAATTTAATACTTACTCTAAGATTGGTTGTAGAAACAAAACATCTTTCTTTGCTAAATATTCTATCAATGTATCTACTACAAACTGCTTTTGATTAACCAATTGTGGAAGCGTTATGATATCACGAACTTTCTTTTTAAAGCTGCAGTAACCTTCAGTAAGGTTAAGATAATTCCATTTCTGTAGTGTTTGATGAAAATACGTTTCGATTTCTTCATCGTTCTCCTCGTTTCGATGTGCAACACGGTGAAATACATCGACGTCGATTTCATTTACTCTTTCGGTAAATGttttaaactaaaatagaagaatagaaggataaaaaatatttgatgaaAAACAAGTGATTATTTACGCTACATACTTGAAATGTATTTGTTTCTTTATGACGAATTGGCTTATTCTTCATGTTGATAAAACATATGAAAACTTCTAAGTTTATATTTAGTTTCTCATATTTAATGAATTCtttaaagtaattttaattgacAACAATCTACTTTCACGTGTATTTCTCACGTGTAACTAAGTAGCACAAACAACCGAATAGCTACATCTTAGATAGGAAATTTTTCTGTTAAGAAAGAACTAGGACTTCTAAAAAAGAACTAGAATTCTTAAAAAGGAACTATAGAATATTTTCTAGTAACATTCGTATCTAATATCTTTATAACCTATGGAATACAAATGTTAAGTGCTTTTACAAACTGCCTAAAAGTCTATAAGATAAAAAGTGTCACTTTACAGTGTACGATAATCTGTTaatctttatctttttctgaATGCATTCatcattaatttacaaatttactattatgatataaatagttGTTTACATATGTAGTGTAAGACATAAATCATTAGTTTAAAATCATATTtagaaaaagtaataaaatatgaagtatatacattttttatttacgtATTTGTTTTAAAATAGATGACTAGtacagaagaaaagaaaatagaattcaAAAAGAAATCAAGGAAACCGATAAGGAAACGACAGGTTTCATCAGATGAAGATGACAATGAAAATGAAGAAGCCTCTGTTAGGTAAATGACAAATCCAAACACATTAAATGTAGTAGATTATACActttagtaataaatataatatctatTTAGGGAAAAAGTTGAAGAGATGAAAACTATACAAAAACTTCGTGAAAGACCAAAAGGTATAAATGTTGTTGGATTAGCCCTTGGAGAAAATGTAACACCTGATGTAATGACGGTAAacaataatgaaattaataaataaaatataataacttcTTTCCTTCTGAAAGATTCTTCTTTCTTCAGTCTGACCCTTTTAATGTAAAAACTGGAGGAATGGTAAATATGACTGTATTAAAGAATACAAAATTGAAACAAAATGATGCATATGAAACTGGAATTGGCACACAATTTAATGCAGAGACTAATAAACGCGATGAAGATGAAGAAATGTAAATATTGCATTTATGATgttaatataattcaataaatacataattaatgACTTCTAATTTTTTTAGGGTAAAATATATTGAAGAAGAATTATCAAAGAGGAAAAGCAAAACTGAAGGTACAACTGAAAATGGATCAAATAACGACAAAGGTTCTTATTGTTCACCAGAAGAAGCAGCTTTGCAAGCAGTACCTGAACATTTAAGACAAAGCTCTGCACACAGAAGTGAAGAAATGCTTTCAAATCAAATGTTATCTGGTATTCCAGAAGTGGATCTTGGAATAGAGTATATGATTTTATAATATACACTTGATTCTTTTTAACACATTTCATATAAAAGAATGTTTTTctcatttataaattatacaccTTTTCAGAGCAAAGATTCGTAATATCGAAGCTACGGAAGAAGCTAAGTTAAAACTGCTTTGGGATAGGCACAGAAAGAAAGATGGACCCTCGCAATTTGTCCCAACAAATATGGCTGTGAATTTTGTACAACACAATAGATGTACACTATCTACttcatcttttattttatctaatTTATAAGTCAACTTCTATAGCATAtaataacttttatttctttcttattttttttagtTAACATAGAAGATACAGATTTCCAGAAATCAAAACAAGATTCTGATGAGAGAAAAAAAGTTGCAGCACCCAGAGATGATTACAAGAGTAAAAGGAAAGATAATGGAGAAAAAGCAACTGATGATTATCATTATGAAAGATTCAAAAAACAATTTAGACgattttgaaattatttgtaaatagaaataaaggatataagttatatgtaatgaaaaatttattatttacacataatatgtatcgttaaatttattgctgtaaatttttttatctatattataaaaattatcgaATTATCAACTCATTTGCATCATGACTCTACTTAAGTTAGTGTGTTCAGACAGCGTCGCCCAACTGACAGTTGGCCCATATCACGCGCAGCCGTATATCAgcagttttattattttcattaatttcaacTTCTTGTGTATTTACAGTTACACCGCTCACGCTTGAAAAATTATGTACAATCGGCGTATGATTTTGGGGTTTCCATACAAATCTCTATCTACAAAACTACTGCGTTGATCAACTTCGCTGTGATCGCTTGACGAAATATGACGGATACGTCTTTGAGTATATTCTATTTCTATACTTGAATTCAAATCGTCAAAATAATCAGAATCCATTCGggcaattaaattttattttaaattataaaattagtttattttttaaatttggaTTTAGATTGACACTATTTACTCTTAACGGCAGTTAAAAAGATCTACACAATAATAAcaaaagtaaaatttgttaaGAACGCAACGAAAATAGCTCAAATGCTCGTACATTAACAGCAAGATGCGAACGGTGTCATACGCGGAATATTTCGGGACTGGTGATAAAAGAAAATCGCGGCTTGCAGAATAATCCGTGCTCAGTGATAGGAGACGATCGTCATGCGCGGAATATTCTGCTTACGGATGTAAATGGATTAATACTTTAAAATACGATACAGAACTTTATTAGGTATAAAAGCTTAATAGCGAGCGTGTAGCTGTGACGTGTATTGTAAACTCGGCATAAGCTCCAATACGATCTCACAGAATGACGACATCGTAGCGACGTCAATTGACTGTAGAGGGATTATACCGAATTTCAATCCCTTTAAACTTGCTGTAACTATTGTTTTTCTTTACACCCGCGACTATGAGTTGTGGATTCGTTACTTGTGGCCCAAACGAGGCTCTTGTAGTATCAGGTAATTATATCAACCGATTTCTATTGCAAATTATTCGGTTTCAGTACGTCTTATTAAGCCGACATAGGAGGAGCACTTTGTCAATTAACTGATTTGGAAAATTTAGTTCGTAATAaagtagaaaaattaattaagtgGTATATAGATTCATTATTTTCCATTAATTCTGTCTGGTTGATTCTAAGTTATTTTACTATATgatttaattgtatattttctctttaaatgtattttattttatactataatataataataccaatataaaaagaagatcatataatacattaaaatttgtcttcactaatttatttttaaggATGTTGCTACAGCAAGCCTCTACTAGTACCTGGTGGTCGAGTATTTGTTTGGCCTATTGTCCAACAAGTACAAAAGTAAGTTGTTACACTTATTGAATAACGAAATTAAAGCTCAAAATTATATATAGTTGAATTTTGGTTTTTGTATTGTATATAAAGAAAtgatgtaataaatatttgataaCAGTTCTATTGtaattgaaatttgtattttttagaATTTCATTGAATACTATGACTTTACAAGTAGAAAGTCCAACTGTGTATACATGTCAAGGTGTACCAATATCTGTAACAGGAATTGCACAGGtattaatttctaatataattgaaatatttacatataaatgtCATAAATAAATGACTATTTATTTACCAAATGTCTATGTATTTGTTCAAAGGTCAAGATACAAGGCCAAAATGAGGAAATGTTATCCACAGCATGTGAACAGTTTCTTGGGAAAACTGAAGAAGAAATTCATAATATTGCACTTGTAACATTAGAAGGACATCAACGGGCCATAATGGGAAGCATGACTGTAGAGGTATAATACATACCattacattaaaattttttagttaagttgttaaataaaaataaatattaattccatttaatttcttttatttctacgAAATAGGAAATATACAAGGATCGTAAAAAATTCAGCAAGGAGGTTTTTGAAGTAGCAAGCAGTGATCTAGTCAATATGGGCATTACTGTTGTGTCCTATACTTTAAAAGATATTCGAGATGAAGAAGTAAGTTAATTTTTTCTTCCTACTAAACAACATTTGATTCTTATTAACGAATTCAGGAACAACTTTTATGcaaaaattacaaaacaattgaatattataaaatgtataaagtcTTTTTGATATGAAAAGTCCCCCTTTAAGTGCAATTGTGCAATATTTATAAGTAATTTCTTATTAATATGAGTTAATGTAGTCCAATTCTTGTACATTGTAAATTGAATACATTTTTGTTTTGCTACTTGCAGGGGGCAAAGGTACGTtcaaattttgttttatcactACATATAATGCTACTGCACTGCTGTTCAAAGAATATTAGTACAGATCATTAATATTCAAATAAGAGGGAACTAGAGCATATCTCAAGTGCTTGCTTCAGTGGTAGCACATATATTCTATACACATTTGCAAATTTCTGTGTTTCAAATATGTGTGATATTCTTATTGTATGCTGCCTTTAATTCAGGTTGAATTCAAAGTAATTGCTAAAATGAATGTTATTACATAAAATTCGTAATGAAAATACAATGTTATTAATCATATCATATTAAATGTTTATCGATCATTTATAGGGATACCTGAAAGCTCTTGGTATGGCAAGAACAGCTGAGGTGAAACGTGATGCGAGAATCGGTGAAGCAGAAGCTCGTAGAGATGCTCAAATTCGCGAAGCCATCGCTGAAGAACAAAGAATGGCTGCTCGTTTTCTTAATGATACCGAGATTGCTAAAGCGCAGCGTGATTTTGAATTAAAGAAAGCCGCATATGACGTTGAAGTGCAAACCAAAGTAGGTTTTCTtatcttcgtttttcttttgttctttctttttatctttgtcATTGTTTCTATGAATAGCACATTGATTTATATCTTAATTATAGAAAGCAGAAGCAGAGATGGCATTTGAATTGCAAGCTGCAAAAACTAAGCAAAGGATTATGGAAGAACAAATGCAAATAAAAGTGGTTGAACGTGGACAAGAAATTGCAGTACAAGAACAAGAAATGATGAGACGTGAACGAGAATTGGATGCAACTGTACGACGCCCAGCTGATGCAGAAAAATATAGGTAAGTTGAGTGACTTtagaaaattgataaataagtgttaataaatattatatattcacaGATTAGAAAAAATGGCTGAAGCTAATAAACTGCGTTTAGTAATGGAAGCTGAAGCCGAAGCAGAAGCCATCAAAATTCGTGGTGAAGCAGAAGCCTTTGCCATTGAAGCAAAGGCTAAAGCAGAAGCGGAACAAATGGCAAAGAAAGCAGCTGCATGGAATGAATACAAGAGTGCTGCTATGATAGACATGATGTTAGATACTCTTCCAAAGGTAATTGAAAAAGAATTTGTATCTTAATTTCAAAGATTTTTTTTAACTAAGTAATGTAAACGCCTCTTACACCTTATATTTCATAGGTTGCCGCTGAAGTTGCAGCACCTTTGTCACAAGCCAAAAAGATAACAATGGTTTCTAGTGGAAGTGGAACTATTGGAGCAGAAAAGCTAACTGAAGAAGTGTTTAATATAGTAACGCGTGTACCGGATTTGGTTAAAAATTTAACAGGCGTGGATATTGCAAAGGTATGCCTAATCATGGAAAATAATCGTATTTGAAATATACTGATAAAAGAAATCATAATTATAATTCTTTTTCAGTCTGTTCATGCGGCTTAATCGAATGGTATAAGAGTTTTTAATACTTCCTGAC
Above is a genomic segment from Bombus vancouverensis nearcticus chromosome 1, iyBomVanc1_principal, whole genome shotgun sequence containing:
- the LOC117153468 gene encoding splicing factor C9orf78: MTSTEEKKIEFKKKSRKPIRKRQVSSDEDDNENEEASVREKVEEMKTIQKLRERPKGINVVGLALGENVTPDVMTSDPFNVKTGGMVNMTVLKNTKLKQNDAYETGIGTQFNAETNKRDEDEEMVKYIEEELSKRKSKTEGTTENGSNNDKGSYCSPEEAALQAVPEHLRQSSAHRSEEMLSNQMLSGIPEVDLGIEAKIRNIEATEEAKLKLLWDRHRKKDGPSQFVPTNMAVNFVQHNRFNIEDTDFQKSKQDSDERKKVAAPRDDYKSKRKDNGEKATDDYHYERFKKQFRRF
- the Flo1 gene encoding flotillin-1 encodes the protein MSCGFVTCGPNEALVVSGCCYSKPLLVPGGRVFVWPIVQQVQKISLNTMTLQVESPTVYTCQGVPISVTGIAQVKIQGQNEEMLSTACEQFLGKTEEEIHNIALVTLEGHQRAIMGSMTVEEIYKDRKKFSKEVFEVASSDLVNMGITVVSYTLKDIRDEEGYLKALGMARTAEVKRDARIGEAEARRDAQIREAIAEEQRMAARFLNDTEIAKAQRDFELKKAAYDVEVQTKKAEAEMAFELQAAKTKQRIMEEQMQIKVVERGQEIAVQEQEMMRRERELDATVRRPADAEKYRLEKMAEANKLRLVMEAEAEAEAIKIRGEAEAFAIEAKAKAEAEQMAKKAAAWNEYKSAAMIDMMLDTLPKVAAEVAAPLSQAKKITMVSSGSGTIGAEKLTEEVFNIVTRVPDLVKNLTGVDIAKSVHAA